The following coding sequences are from one Candidatus Methylomirabilota bacterium window:
- a CDS encoding ABC transporter substrate-binding protein, translated as MRIVPLGRRTFLRTTVSGAAVAAFPLPLGAQPRSVKIGAVHPVTGALAEIGQACRLGAQMAAAAVNAAGGIKSLGGARLELVLGDTENRPEVARAEAERVISAGAQLLVGAFHSAQTAAMVPVAQQKRVPFLIDISAADPITANVAESVNKGEQKVQYVYRNFPTTRVFGRRAVQFMTEIFKEVGVQPKRVVLIYTNDLFGQTQARQFQAAVKERNPGFEIVEAIPYPEAATDLSTEVSKLKSLRPDVIAPVTRATSAILLLQEFAKQRVEALGIVSPGTPGLYEAGQIAQLKELIEYVMDSVPWPNFKNRRTQKVAEEYVKRSSGKTFDTNSGYSYEAILVLADVLERAKSTEPEAVVDAIKKTSIKDPLMVAAGPLTFNDVGDNPNASPAMVQILGQKPVVVWPRDAAAQKLVFPRPKR; from the coding sequence ATGAGGATCGTGCCCCTCGGCCGCCGCACGTTTCTCCGGACGACGGTGTCCGGCGCCGCTGTCGCCGCGTTCCCGCTGCCGCTGGGCGCGCAGCCCAGGAGCGTGAAGATCGGCGCCGTGCACCCGGTGACCGGCGCGCTGGCCGAGATCGGCCAGGCCTGCCGCCTGGGGGCCCAGATGGCCGCCGCCGCCGTGAACGCGGCCGGCGGGATCAAGTCGCTGGGCGGGGCCCGGCTGGAGCTGGTCCTGGGCGACACCGAGAACAGGCCCGAGGTGGCCCGCGCCGAGGCCGAACGCGTCATCAGCGCCGGCGCCCAGCTCCTGGTGGGGGCGTTTCACTCCGCGCAGACCGCGGCCATGGTGCCGGTCGCCCAGCAGAAGCGGGTGCCATTCCTCATCGACATCTCGGCGGCGGATCCCATCACCGCGAACGTCGCGGAATCGGTCAACAAGGGCGAGCAGAAGGTCCAGTACGTGTACCGCAACTTCCCGACCACGCGCGTGTTCGGCCGGCGGGCCGTGCAGTTCATGACCGAGATCTTCAAGGAGGTCGGCGTCCAGCCCAAGCGGGTCGTCCTCATCTACACCAACGACCTCTTCGGCCAGACCCAGGCCCGCCAGTTCCAGGCCGCCGTCAAGGAGCGGAACCCGGGCTTCGAGATCGTCGAGGCCATCCCGTATCCGGAAGCCGCCACCGATCTCTCCACCGAGGTCAGCAAGCTGAAGTCGCTCCGGCCCGACGTCATCGCGCCCGTCACGCGGGCGACGAGCGCGATCCTCCTGCTTCAGGAATTCGCCAAGCAGCGCGTGGAGGCTCTGGGTATCGTCAGTCCGGGAACGCCGGGCCTCTACGAGGCGGGCCAGATCGCTCAGCTCAAGGAGCTGATCGAGTACGTCATGGACAGCGTGCCGTGGCCGAACTTCAAGAACCGGCGCACGCAGAAGGTGGCCGAGGAGTACGTGAAGCGCTCGAGCGGCAAGACCTTCGACACGAACTCCGGCTATTCCTACGAGGCCATCCTCGTCCTGGCCGACGTGCTGGAGCGGGCGAAATCGACCGAGCCCGAGGCTGTCGTGGACGCCATCAAGAAGACGAGCATCAAGGACCCCCTCATGGTGGCGGCGGGGCCGCTCACGTTCAACGACGTCGGCGACAACCCCAACGCCTCGCCGGCGATGGTCCAGATCCTGGGCCAGAAGCCGGTCGTGGTCTGGCCCCGGGACGCCGCCGCCCAGAAGCTCGTCTTCCCGAGGCCCAAGCGCTGA
- a CDS encoding ATP-binding protein, whose protein sequence is MAADMGPLLLVTLAVVALGLAVWAITLERRLRRLGRTLGDAQAQVTRLERLGALGEMASSFAHSFNDVLTPIIGRTQLLAQRITDPQLREWVNTIERAALGGAQTVRRIQEFMRVRREEPRVPVDLGAAVERAVAATTSRHHPRVEIKTELGSVPPMAGDPLALTEAVGNIIANALEAAPEGGTVTVAVRMEDGDAVVSVTDTGMGMTPGVQARVFEPFFTSKPGATGLGLSLAHGIVSRHGGQIEIDTAPGRGTTVRIKFPLEGVARARPLGPDEARARGGPARCLVVDDDPQVREMIRDILSNVGHKVVVAVDGSDGVEKFKVDSSIDLVITDLAMPKLNGLQLARVCKTLRPSVPVVMLTGWGVLLTEDELAEHGVDEVLSKPVRMDQVLGAVAAVRGRTARA, encoded by the coding sequence TTGGCCGCTGATATGGGTCCGCTGCTCCTGGTCACCCTGGCCGTGGTCGCGCTCGGGCTCGCCGTCTGGGCGATCACCCTCGAGCGCCGCCTGCGGCGCCTGGGCCGGACGCTGGGGGACGCGCAGGCGCAGGTGACGCGCCTGGAGAGGCTCGGCGCGCTCGGCGAGATGGCCTCCAGCTTCGCCCACAGCTTCAACGACGTGCTCACGCCCATCATCGGGCGCACGCAGCTCCTGGCCCAGCGCATCACCGACCCCCAGCTGCGGGAGTGGGTCAACACGATCGAGCGCGCGGCGCTGGGCGGGGCCCAGACCGTCCGGCGGATCCAGGAGTTCATGCGCGTCCGCCGGGAGGAGCCGAGGGTGCCCGTGGATCTCGGCGCGGCGGTGGAGCGGGCGGTGGCGGCCACGACCTCGCGTCACCACCCGCGCGTGGAGATCAAGACCGAGCTGGGATCGGTGCCGCCGATGGCCGGCGATCCTCTGGCCCTCACCGAAGCGGTCGGCAACATCATCGCCAACGCGCTGGAGGCCGCCCCCGAGGGGGGCACGGTGACGGTGGCGGTGCGCATGGAGGACGGCGACGCGGTGGTCAGCGTGACGGACACGGGCATGGGCATGACGCCCGGCGTGCAGGCCCGCGTCTTCGAGCCCTTCTTCACCAGCAAGCCGGGCGCCACCGGCCTCGGCCTCTCCCTGGCCCACGGCATCGTCTCCCGCCACGGCGGGCAGATCGAGATCGACACCGCCCCCGGCCGCGGCACGACGGTCCGCATCAAGTTTCCCCTGGAGGGCGTGGCCCGCGCCCGGCCGCTGGGACCGGACGAGGCCCGCGCTCGGGGTGGGCCGGCGCGCTGCCTGGTCGTCGACGATGACCCCCAGGTGCGGGAGATGATCCGGGACATCCTGTCGAACGTGGGGCACAAAGTCGTGGTGGCCGTCGACGGCTCGGACGGGGTCGAGAAGTTCAAGGTCGATTCGTCGATCGACCTCGTCATCACCGACCTGGCGATGCCCAAGCTCAACGGGCTCCAGCTGGCGCGCGTGTGCAAGACGCTGCGACCGTCGGTGCCGGTGGTGATGCTGACCGGCTGGGGTGTGCTGCTGACCGAGGACGAGCTGGCCGAGCACGGCGTGGACGAGGTGCTGTCGAAGCCCGTGCGGATGGACCAGGTGCTGGGCGCCGTCGCCGCGGTCCGCGGGCGAACGGCCCGGGCATAA